From Chryseobacterium shandongense, the proteins below share one genomic window:
- a CDS encoding T9SS type A sorting domain-containing protein: MKGNIYSLSILLAISLPSVNFAQSQNQEYIIEELFTRSEGLEINTYALYPDDNFKSDLSIVLYPNPVDDILNVTIKAFQGDKVSYSLMDMSGKLIAMKEEKNSNFTINMLNLLSGVYVLVIQDENSKKSYKIIKK, from the coding sequence ATGAAAGGAAATATTTATTCTTTAAGTATTCTTCTTGCGATTTCTTTGCCTTCGGTAAATTTTGCACAGTCGCAAAATCAGGAATATATAATTGAGGAGCTATTTACCAGATCTGAAGGCTTGGAAATAAACACGTATGCTTTGTATCCTGATGATAATTTTAAAAGTGATTTGTCGATCGTATTGTATCCTAATCCCGTAGACGACATTTTAAATGTCACTATAAAAGCATTTCAAGGAGATAAAGTTTCCTACAGCCTAATGGATATGTCCGGAAAACTGATTGCTATGAAAGAAGAGAAAAACTCAAATTTTACAATCAATATGCTGAATCTTTTATCAGGTGTTTACGTGTTGGTAATTCAGGATGAAAACTCTAAAAAATCTTATAAAATCATAAAAAAATAA
- a CDS encoding outer membrane beta-barrel protein yields the protein MRFLLVITLVFCATLWGQEHKHEIGINAYYDRVNQDYIKFKGLQKQNLLYKGAPSFQITYDYNISTILFVGSGLGFSKRGFTTENKDYSSSYIQIPVRFGVEAYRNRYIEVRPYAGGYIGIPLEASEKIKDNYFSVPVDNDKLDMGIESGANISFKLNENYMINFIPRMQFGLSSIYQEYYYEKRRNIAFSIGIGIIRKI from the coding sequence ATGCGATTCTTATTAGTAATTACATTGGTTTTCTGTGCTACTTTATGGGGACAGGAACATAAACATGAAATAGGCATTAACGCCTATTATGACAGAGTAAATCAAGATTATATAAAATTTAAAGGACTTCAGAAGCAGAATCTGCTCTATAAAGGAGCGCCTTCCTTTCAGATTACGTACGACTATAACATCAGTACTATTTTATTTGTGGGAAGCGGTTTAGGATTCAGCAAAAGAGGTTTTACAACCGAAAATAAAGACTATTCCTCAAGCTACATTCAGATACCTGTACGTTTTGGCGTAGAAGCTTACCGGAACAGATATATTGAGGTGAGGCCTTATGCGGGAGGCTATATTGGAATTCCTTTGGAAGCCAGTGAAAAGATTAAGGATAATTATTTTTCGGTACCCGTAGATAATGACAAACTGGATATGGGAATAGAATCCGGAGCCAACATCAGTTTCAAGCTTAATGAAAATTACATGATCAATTTTATTCCAAGAATGCAGTTTGGCTTATCAAGTATATATCAGGAATATTATTATGAAAAGAGAAGGAATATTGCTTTCTCGATAGGAATAGGAATAATTAGAAAAATATAA
- a CDS encoding thioredoxin fold domain-containing protein: protein MKKIVSALFLVSVITAFAQEAIQFQELPFKDLIAKAKKENKIVFIDAFTSWCGPCKMMERNIFTKKSVGDYYNANFINARFDMEKGEGRDIAVKYGVRSYPTYLFLNGDGELVSQNYGYMEESMFVAMGQNVNSPNNKKGSLKERFEKGEKDPEFLVNIMKLNSSTDFDFAKKASERYFENKEKTSEFTKDDVGLLLFFLKSSEDKNYKIFTNRKAEIIKFLPEETYREFDNQIKLGKIVEQSIDRQNKRINDEYFMKTAEPLVGKHDAEVKLNQTKLSYYEQNANFPEYEKAALSYYKNSEAFEPNELLKAAWIFSEHITNPSSLKKASEWAEKSVMRGETSENTYILAKLYFLTGNKEQAKTYAEMSKNMASQAQKDSTLADALLKQINEK, encoded by the coding sequence ATGAAGAAGATTGTTTCCGCTTTATTTTTAGTTTCTGTAATCACGGCATTTGCCCAGGAAGCTATTCAGTTTCAGGAACTGCCTTTTAAAGATCTTATTGCAAAGGCAAAAAAAGAAAACAAAATCGTGTTTATTGATGCATTTACCTCATGGTGTGGACCATGCAAAATGATGGAGAGAAATATTTTCACAAAAAAATCCGTGGGAGATTATTACAATGCCAACTTCATTAACGCAAGATTCGATATGGAAAAAGGAGAAGGAAGAGATATTGCTGTAAAATACGGCGTGCGTTCCTACCCTACTTATCTTTTTCTAAATGGCGACGGAGAGCTTGTTTCACAGAACTACGGCTACATGGAAGAAAGTATGTTCGTTGCTATGGGGCAGAACGTTAATTCTCCCAATAATAAAAAAGGCTCTCTAAAAGAACGATTTGAAAAGGGTGAAAAAGATCCAGAATTCCTGGTCAATATTATGAAACTTAATTCTTCTACCGATTTCGACTTTGCTAAAAAGGCTTCGGAAAGATATTTTGAAAACAAAGAAAAAACATCCGAATTTACAAAAGATGATGTTGGTCTATTATTATTTTTTCTAAAATCTTCAGAGGACAAAAACTACAAAATATTTACGAATAGGAAAGCTGAAATCATCAAATTTTTACCCGAAGAAACCTACCGTGAGTTCGATAATCAGATCAAGTTGGGAAAAATTGTTGAGCAATCCATCGACAGGCAAAACAAAAGAATCAACGACGAGTACTTTATGAAAACAGCCGAGCCGCTTGTAGGAAAACATGATGCGGAAGTAAAGCTCAATCAGACTAAGCTCAGCTATTACGAACAAAATGCCAACTTCCCGGAATATGAAAAAGCGGCCCTTTCTTATTATAAAAATTCAGAAGCTTTTGAACCTAACGAATTATTAAAAGCAGCATGGATATTTTCTGAACATATCACCAATCCTTCGTCGCTGAAAAAGGCTTCAGAATGGGCAGAGAAATCTGTTATGAGAGGCGAAACATCAGAAAACACATATATTTTAGCAAAACTCTATTTCCTTACCGGAAATAAGGAACAGGCTAAAACGTATGCAGAAATGTCTAAAAACATGGCATCCCAGGCTCAGAAAGATTCTACTTTGGCAGATGCGTTATTAAAACAAATTAATGAGAAATAA
- a CDS encoding DUF3575 domain-containing protein yields MKIRLLAGALLLFILGNVDAQEQNNEKSVYVKGNALFIPIGIVNLALEHQISKKITVQGDVFVSPWKSFDGHELQYYSVSAEGRYYFNEAFRHFYVGANIATSAFTLQKWNYWPDEPYYNDYGEVFKSSNLYQKGYSLIIGVTLGYQFKVSDRWNIDLYGTLGTSQDFYKGYDRTTGERYDRKDNKFNRSGEILPYRGGVMISYKLK; encoded by the coding sequence ATGAAGATCAGATTATTAGCAGGCGCCCTTCTCCTCTTTATTTTAGGGAATGTAGATGCCCAGGAACAGAATAATGAAAAAAGTGTTTACGTAAAAGGCAATGCACTGTTTATTCCTATTGGAATTGTTAATCTTGCGCTGGAACATCAGATCAGCAAAAAAATTACTGTACAGGGAGACGTTTTTGTCTCTCCTTGGAAGTCTTTTGACGGTCACGAACTGCAATACTATTCCGTATCTGCAGAAGGGAGATATTACTTCAATGAAGCGTTTAGGCATTTTTATGTCGGAGCCAATATTGCTACATCAGCATTTACATTGCAGAAATGGAATTACTGGCCGGATGAGCCGTATTATAACGATTACGGCGAGGTTTTCAAAAGTTCAAACCTTTATCAGAAAGGTTATTCCTTAATAATTGGCGTTACCTTGGGATATCAGTTCAAAGTTTCCGACAGATGGAATATTGATCTGTATGGAACACTAGGAACTTCACAGGATTTTTATAAAGGTTACGACAGAACTACCGGAGAACGCTACGACAGAAAAGATAATAAATTCAACAGAAGTGGTGAAATACTTCCCTACAGAGGAGGTGTCATGATTTCTTATAAGCTAAAATAA
- a CDS encoding exo-beta-N-acetylmuramidase NamZ family protein, whose translation MNLDFKIKNLLLICLIFLGVFHQYYSQTQAKDGFKTGADQPEVYLPLLKGKTIGVVTNQTGLMSDRTHVVDFLVKNGIKIKSIFAPEHGFRGDADAGEKVKNGVDVKTGIPIISLYGNNKKPKPDQLKGIDIVVFDIQDVGVRFYTYISTLTYLMEAAAENNVEVMVLDRPNPHDGYIDGAVLDKKWKSFVGMHEVPVVYGLTIGEYGKMVNGEKWLEKEVQAKYTLIPMKNYHKKLRYRILDKPSPNLPNDKSINLYPSLCFFEGTQVSVGRGTDLPFQIYGSPWTKSLPYQFTPKPNFGAKDPFLNGKLCYGENLSNYQEDLRSLNLEWVIKAYQNYKNPELDFFLKPTPGKNFWFDTLAGNDTLRKQIIAGKSIKEIKDSWKPGLEKFEKIRKKYIIYEN comes from the coding sequence ATGAATTTAGATTTCAAAATTAAAAATTTACTTCTTATTTGCCTAATTTTTTTAGGAGTATTCCACCAATATTATTCTCAAACTCAAGCTAAAGACGGTTTTAAAACAGGTGCCGATCAACCGGAAGTATATTTGCCGCTGCTGAAGGGTAAAACTATTGGTGTAGTTACCAACCAGACGGGATTGATGAGTGACAGAACACATGTAGTAGATTTTTTAGTAAAAAACGGAATTAAAATTAAATCTATTTTCGCTCCCGAACATGGCTTCAGGGGGGATGCTGATGCCGGAGAAAAAGTAAAAAACGGAGTGGATGTTAAAACCGGAATTCCTATTATTTCTCTTTATGGGAACAATAAAAAGCCGAAACCTGACCAACTGAAAGGGATCGATATTGTAGTTTTTGATATACAGGATGTCGGAGTGCGGTTCTATACTTACATTTCTACATTAACTTATCTCATGGAAGCCGCAGCGGAAAATAATGTTGAAGTAATGGTGCTGGATCGCCCTAATCCGCACGACGGTTACATAGATGGAGCGGTTCTCGATAAAAAATGGAAAAGTTTTGTCGGAATGCATGAAGTGCCTGTCGTTTACGGTCTTACGATTGGAGAATACGGCAAAATGGTGAACGGAGAAAAGTGGCTGGAAAAAGAAGTTCAGGCTAAATATACTTTAATCCCGATGAAAAATTATCATAAAAAATTAAGGTATAGGATTCTGGATAAACCTTCCCCTAATTTACCCAACGACAAATCAATCAATCTCTATCCAAGCTTGTGTTTTTTTGAAGGAACACAGGTTTCCGTAGGAAGAGGAACCGATTTACCTTTTCAGATTTACGGGTCACCATGGACAAAAAGTCTGCCTTATCAATTTACACCGAAGCCGAATTTTGGAGCAAAGGATCCTTTTCTGAATGGAAAACTCTGCTACGGAGAAAATCTATCTAACTATCAGGAAGATTTAAGATCACTTAACCTGGAATGGGTGATCAAAGCCTATCAAAACTATAAAAATCCGGAACTGGACTTTTTCCTAAAGCCGACACCCGGTAAAAATTTCTGGTTTGATACGTTAGCAGGAAATGATACGCTGAGAAAACAAATTATTGCCGGAAAATCCATTAAAGAAATCAAAGACTCCTGGAAGCCCGGCCTGGAAAAGTTTGAAAAAATCAGAAAAAAATATATTATTTATGAAAATTGA
- a CDS encoding ABC transporter permease, producing the protein MKFPLYFSRKIAFSKDNKNNLSRVIIFIGRLSVALGIIVSLITVSTGFGSKKAIKERLADFSGHITVRSTRSNSSYNTSVLDNQGLDVKRIKEIPDVASVQKYAMLTGIMRNEHNFAGIIFKGIGKDFDSLRFKKFLISGTTPQVTEKGYNNGVVISDKTAKDLHLKVKDSIVTVFSKADQQPIYRKFEVLGIYRTDIKMIDDQFVIGDINHIRKIQDMKPDEAGGIDIFFKNINDADTDFPEIEKLIGYKNYAEKATEKFPQITDWISIFDTNIALIIIIMLIVVVINIIMVLLILIIERTNSIGLLKTLGASNSQIRATFINYTLIIMIPGLLYGNVMGLGLILIQKFFGLIKLNPENYYVSTVPVDLNPLAIISISLGILIISGLALIIPSYLISKISPVKAIKYN; encoded by the coding sequence TTGAAATTTCCTTTATATTTCTCTAGAAAAATAGCGTTTTCCAAAGATAACAAAAATAACCTTTCAAGGGTTATCATCTTCATTGGGAGGCTTTCGGTAGCGCTTGGAATCATTGTTTCTTTAATTACCGTATCCACCGGGTTCGGTTCTAAAAAAGCAATCAAAGAAAGACTGGCAGATTTCAGCGGCCACATTACAGTAAGGTCCACAAGATCAAACTCTTCATACAATACTTCCGTTCTCGATAATCAGGGGCTGGATGTAAAACGGATAAAAGAAATTCCTGATGTTGCGAGTGTGCAGAAATATGCCATGTTAACGGGTATAATGAGGAATGAGCACAATTTTGCAGGAATTATTTTTAAAGGAATCGGAAAAGATTTTGACAGCCTCAGATTTAAAAAATTCCTGATCTCCGGAACTACGCCGCAGGTCACTGAAAAAGGCTATAATAACGGCGTCGTGATTTCTGACAAGACAGCAAAAGATCTACACCTGAAGGTAAAAGACAGCATCGTTACCGTATTTTCAAAAGCTGACCAGCAACCCATCTATAGAAAATTTGAAGTACTGGGAATCTATAGAACAGATATTAAAATGATTGACGATCAGTTTGTTATAGGAGATATCAACCACATTCGTAAAATTCAGGATATGAAGCCGGATGAGGCAGGCGGAATTGATATTTTCTTTAAAAATATAAACGACGCAGATACTGATTTTCCTGAAATTGAAAAGCTTATCGGGTATAAAAACTATGCAGAAAAAGCCACTGAGAAGTTTCCGCAAATTACCGACTGGATCAGTATTTTCGATACCAATATTGCATTAATTATTATTATCATGCTGATTGTTGTGGTCATCAATATCATTATGGTTCTTTTAATCCTGATTATCGAAAGAACGAATTCCATTGGTCTTCTTAAGACGCTTGGCGCAAGCAATTCCCAGATCCGGGCAACGTTTATCAATTATACGCTGATCATCATGATTCCGGGACTTCTGTATGGGAATGTAATGGGTCTCGGATTGATTTTAATCCAGAAGTTTTTTGGACTCATTAAACTAAATCCTGAAAATTACTACGTTAGCACCGTTCCGGTAGATCTTAATCCGCTTGCAATCATATCCATTTCATTAGGAATTTTAATTATTTCAGGTCTTGCATTGATCATTCCAAGTTATCTGATCAGTAAGATTTCTCCCGTAAAGGCTATTAAATATAATTAG
- a CDS encoding PLP-dependent cysteine synthase family protein has protein sequence MKYADNILETIGNTPLVKLNKVLGEDFPAMVLAKVETFNPGHSVKDRMAVKMIEDAEKDGRLKPGGTIIEGTSGNTGMGLALAAIIKGYKCIFVTNSKQSKEKCDILRAVGAEVIVCPTDVKPTDPRSYYSVSKRLAKETENGWYVNQYDNLSNRAAHYESTAPEIWEQTEGKLTHFVVGAGTGGTITGCGTFFKERNPNIKVIGVDTYGSILKEIHETGEINLGNAYTYITEGIGEDILPENYDMAVIDHFEKVTDKDGAIYARKLAKEEGIFCGYSAGSAIASLVQMKDQFTKDDVIVVLLHDHGSRYVGKIYNDEWMKEMGWLD, from the coding sequence ATGAAATACGCAGACAACATCCTCGAAACTATAGGAAATACACCACTTGTAAAATTAAATAAAGTTTTGGGTGAAGATTTTCCGGCAATGGTTTTGGCAAAGGTGGAAACCTTCAATCCCGGGCATTCCGTGAAAGACAGAATGGCCGTTAAGATGATTGAAGACGCAGAGAAAGACGGAAGACTGAAGCCGGGCGGAACTATTATTGAAGGAACTTCCGGAAACACAGGAATGGGACTGGCTCTGGCAGCAATTATCAAAGGATACAAATGTATTTTTGTAACCAACTCAAAACAATCTAAAGAAAAATGCGATATTCTGCGTGCAGTGGGTGCTGAAGTAATTGTTTGCCCTACCGACGTAAAACCTACGGATCCGCGTTCTTACTATTCCGTATCAAAAAGACTGGCAAAGGAAACCGAGAACGGATGGTACGTTAATCAATATGATAATTTATCCAACAGAGCTGCACATTATGAATCTACCGCTCCGGAAATCTGGGAACAGACGGAAGGAAAACTGACTCATTTCGTAGTTGGTGCAGGAACAGGAGGCACTATTACAGGCTGTGGAACATTCTTCAAAGAGAGAAACCCCAACATCAAAGTTATCGGTGTTGATACGTACGGTTCCATCTTAAAGGAAATCCATGAAACAGGCGAGATTAACTTAGGGAATGCTTATACCTATATTACCGAAGGAATTGGTGAAGACATTCTTCCCGAAAACTATGACATGGCGGTTATCGATCATTTTGAAAAAGTAACGGATAAAGACGGAGCCATTTATGCAAGAAAATTAGCAAAAGAAGAAGGGATTTTCTGCGGATATTCCGCCGGAAGTGCTATTGCTTCATTGGTTCAGATGAAAGATCAGTTTACAAAAGATGATGTGATTGTAGTTCTTCTCCACGATCACGGATCAAGATATGTAGGAAAGATCTACAACGACGAATGGATGAAAGAAATGGGCTGGCTGGATTAA
- a CDS encoding chaperone modulator CbpM, with protein MSERISREELVKIYNIEVTFFDELVDSGLLNVEMENEIRYLMYEDLPSFERFANWHYDLEINLPGLEVIHEMLRKMEDLKQKNRELMSKLSAISDKYEEGSF; from the coding sequence ATGAGTGAAAGAATATCGCGGGAAGAACTCGTAAAAATATACAATATTGAGGTTACTTTTTTTGATGAACTGGTAGATTCCGGATTGCTGAATGTTGAGATGGAAAATGAAATCCGTTATCTGATGTACGAAGATTTGCCATCTTTTGAAAGGTTTGCCAACTGGCATTACGATCTGGAAATCAATCTTCCGGGACTAGAAGTAATCCACGAAATGCTGAGAAAAATGGAAGATCTGAAACAGAAAAATCGTGAGCTGATGAGTAAGCTTTCCGCCATCAGTGATAAATATGAGGAAGGGAGTTTTTGA